A stretch of Blautia liquoris DNA encodes these proteins:
- a CDS encoding SNF2-related protein, translating into MSIKAQAYAELAEETAKHLTSSLANWTGFLTTVGRLYKYPYHEQLMIHAQRPDATACAEYDLWNNTMNRYVRRGSKGIALLDPGGDTIRLKYVFDVSDTGGRENSRRPFLWEMQEYHKEPILEMLKDRYDTEDSSLSDAFYKIARNLSREYYDNHKADISYLIENSFLEDYDEDNIRVAFEDAATVSTAYTLMKRCGLDIEEYFSHEDFLNIFDFNTADAVALLGTAVSEQSEQVFRQISLAITKTERERSKEYERNHLQQERGLSDTRHHIDTANGQQGADLGQIRENEETISSGTQDTIIPLHALVGETVSPPVGDRPDSQQANGADYGRIAENTDPTRQDEKSDGMGGTHEQSESPGRGNDTDGTYIQLTLFPSEQEQIQRIAENGRLDKPFRISAFSFPQEDIDEILKTGSNKNNSLLQIVDFYQKDRTLEEKADFLQTEFQGGKGLYLNEEKVSAWFHTDGVYLAKGDTALYAHSKQVISWVDVAVRIEELLIDGKFVPRETLDAADHFQKLELAKSLWYLHQDFSDKARGEFFDEELFKGGFPDSTEHIAEQFNDPQKADALIDGLQRFVSAYENDRGILRFHFHKPQKLLSDLMDLKSLKREFTSAISDQSDYKMFITQDEVDKELARGSSFQHGKYRIYEYFTQLHSPKEKEKFVKNEYGIGGSSHALSGADNSHQWHDAKGILYTRRDSDDKLLLNWAKVSKRIDYLIKNDRYLTAGEKERFIQMQQEKAGIVEMPPAPPFTAESATSTPIHEPEDETEVESKIEVIPQASEITQEDIDFALQHWNGDSDSKYRVASYMEIHARERTTAEWLKNEYGNNLPGFIIEKDGLSLEMPWAKVQRRIGQLTVKGNFLTADEKVHQPEEQAGNRTIPFEKGDTVYLENGTPFLIEEITDYQVTLLDPSIFYPVLRAESKERFLRLLERYPQSEVPQAKAENFRITNEYLGEGSKREKFARNITAITTLQTIEKEHRSATKEEQEILSRYVGWGGLPEAFDKDNDKFSNEYTQLKSLLSEDEYTMARASTLNAHYTSPVVIKAIYDAIENMGFATGNILEPACGTGHFFGMLPDNMKNSRLYGIELDSITGRIAKQLYPNANISISGFEKTELPDSFFDIAIGNVPFGGYKVSDSRYDKQNFFIHDYFIAKSIDKVRSGGVIAFITSNGISGGTMDKKDQRAREYIAQRCDLLGAIRLPNNAFLANAGTDMTTDIIFLQKLETPRQLGINPPDWVQTEMLLDQKHTSDDGETRRNFVTVNRYFQEHPEMVLGTPEIRSGPFGPQLVCKPIADANLAEQLKAAVQNIEGSISETELPDMEVSTDTSIPADPTVKNFSYTLIDGEVYYRENSRMVKPDINHTAKERISGMVELRECVSNLIRYQLEDYSEETIKQEQETLNRLYDSFTAKYGLINSRGNSLAFSDDNSYYLLCSLEDIDENGNLKAKADMFTKRTIKKRMTVNSVDTASEALALSIAEKAKVDMEYMHRLTGLSEEQIASDLKGVIFPIPMPYDSSSPTLYVTADEYLSGNVREKLHTAKLAAQTSDKYIPNVEALEAAQPKDLDASEIDVRLGATWIDKEYIQEFMYELFDTPYKQQGEIEVKYAPFTAEWNITNKNSIGYNNVAAYVTYGTERANAYRILEDTLNLRDIRIYDTVTDPDGKERRVLNKDATTLAQQKQQMIKDEFRDWIWRDADRRQTLVKTYNEKFNSIRPREYDGQHINFVGMNPEISLRPHQVNAIAHILYGDNTLLAHEVGAGKTFEMVAAAMESKRLGLCQKPLFAVPNHLTEQWASEFLRLYPAANILVATKKDFETKNRKKFCAKIATGDYDAVIIGHSQFERIPMSFERQERLLREQIYEILDGIEEVKASGGERFTVKQLERTKKGLEQRLEKLQSQQRKDDVVTFEQLGVDRLYVDEAHNYKNLFLYTKMRNVAGLSTTDAQKSSDMFMKCRYLDELTGGKGIVFATGTPVSNSMTELYTMMRYLQYNTLQRNGLVHFDSWASTFGETVTAIELAPEGTGYRARTRFSKFFNLPELMAMFKEVADIKTADQLNLPTPKTNYHTVAVKPTEVQQEMVKSLSERAAEVHANKVDPSIDNMLKITSDGRKLGLDQRIINPLLPDDESSKVNACIDNIYRIWDKGTTERLTQLVFCDISTPKGKVVAQEQKAAKAGNQTINGVELHALENSLPDEVVTPDTPFNVYDDIREKLIKRGVPAHEVAFIHEANTEVKKKELFAKVRSGDVRVLIGSTAKCGAGTNIQDRLVALHDLDCPWRPGDLTQRSGRIERQGNLNEEVDIYRYVTEATFDAYLWVRHEVA; encoded by the coding sequence ATGTCAATCAAAGCACAAGCCTATGCAGAGTTGGCAGAGGAAACCGCAAAGCATCTTACAAGCAGTCTTGCGAACTGGACTGGTTTTCTTACCACTGTGGGAAGGCTGTATAAGTACCCATATCATGAACAACTCATGATTCACGCACAAAGACCTGATGCTACGGCTTGTGCGGAATATGACCTATGGAATAATACTATGAACCGATATGTCCGCCGTGGCTCAAAGGGAATTGCACTTCTCGACCCCGGCGGCGATACAATAAGGTTGAAATATGTTTTTGATGTTTCTGACACAGGCGGCAGGGAAAATTCCCGCCGCCCTTTTCTTTGGGAAATGCAGGAATATCACAAAGAGCCAATCTTGGAAATGTTAAAGGACAGATATGATACAGAGGATAGTTCTCTTTCCGATGCCTTTTACAAAATTGCAAGAAATCTGTCCAGAGAGTATTATGATAATCACAAAGCAGATATAAGTTATCTCATAGAAAACAGTTTTTTAGAGGATTACGATGAGGACAATATCCGGGTAGCATTTGAAGATGCTGCCACTGTCAGTACCGCATATACGTTAATGAAACGCTGCGGACTGGATATAGAAGAATATTTTTCACACGAGGATTTTTTAAATATCTTTGATTTTAATACCGCCGATGCCGTTGCCCTGTTAGGAACAGCAGTCAGCGAACAATCAGAACAAGTATTTAGGCAGATTTCTCTTGCCATTACTAAAACAGAGCGTGAAAGGAGCAAAGAATATGAACGAAATCACTTACAGCAGGAACGGGGATTATCTGATACCCGACATCACATTGACACAGCCAACGGACAGCAAGGAGCAGACCTTGGGCAAATACGGGAGAATGAGGAAACAATATCTTCAGGAACACAGGACACCATTATTCCACTCCATGCTCTTGTCGGAGAAACTGTTTCCCCACCTGTTGGAGATCGACCAGACAGCCAACAGGCGAATGGAGCTGATTATGGCAGAATTGCAGAAAACACAGACCCCACCAGACAAGATGAAAAATCAGATGGCATGGGTGGGACACATGAACAATCTGAAAGCCCAGGCAGAGGAAATGATACTGACGGAACTTATATACAGCTAACCCTGTTCCCCTCTGAACAGGAACAGATACAGAGAATTGCAGAGAACGGCAGGCTTGATAAGCCTTTTCGTATCTCTGCTTTTTCTTTTCCACAAGAAGATATTGATGAGATTTTAAAAACCGGAAGTAATAAAAATAACAGCTTACTACAGATTGTTGATTTCTATCAAAAAGATAGGACACTGGAAGAAAAAGCAGATTTCTTACAAACGGAATTTCAAGGTGGAAAAGGACTTTACCTGAATGAAGAAAAGGTATCCGCATGGTTTCATACCGATGGGGTTTATCTTGCAAAGGGAGATACTGCCCTTTACGCACATTCCAAACAGGTAATCAGTTGGGTAGATGTGGCAGTAAGAATTGAAGAATTGTTGATAGATGGAAAATTCGTTCCGAGGGAAACTTTAGATGCGGCAGACCACTTTCAAAAGTTGGAACTTGCAAAAAGCCTTTGGTATCTGCATCAGGATTTTTCTGATAAAGCAAGAGGAGAATTTTTCGATGAAGAACTTTTCAAAGGCGGTTTTCCTGATTCCACAGAGCATATTGCAGAGCAATTCAATGACCCTCAAAAGGCAGACGCTTTGATAGATGGATTACAGAGGTTTGTTTCTGCCTATGAGAATGACAGGGGCATTTTACGGTTTCACTTCCACAAACCACAAAAATTGCTTTCTGACCTTATGGACTTAAAATCATTAAAGCGTGAGTTTACCTCTGCAATTTCAGACCAGTCCGATTATAAAATGTTTATTACACAAGATGAAGTGGATAAGGAACTTGCAAGAGGAAGTAGCTTTCAGCATGGAAAGTATCGTATTTATGAATACTTCACACAACTTCACAGTCCAAAGGAAAAAGAGAAATTTGTTAAAAATGAGTATGGAATTGGCGGGAGCAGCCATGCTCTATCAGGAGCAGACAACAGCCACCAGTGGCACGATGCAAAAGGGATTTTATATACCCGCAGAGATAGTGACGATAAGCTGCTACTAAATTGGGCAAAAGTTTCAAAACGGATTGATTATCTGATTAAGAATGACCGGTATCTGACTGCCGGGGAAAAAGAACGCTTTATACAAATGCAACAGGAGAAAGCGGGAATTGTGGAAATGCCGCCTGCTCCCCCTTTTACAGCAGAGTCTGCTACTTCTACTCCTATTCATGAGCCAGAAGATGAAACAGAGGTAGAATCGAAAATCGAAGTCATACCACAAGCAAGTGAAATTACACAGGAAGATATAGATTTTGCCCTACAGCACTGGAATGGAGATTCAGACAGCAAATACCGTGTCGCAAGTTATATGGAAATCCATGCCCGTGAGCGTACCACTGCCGAGTGGTTAAAAAATGAATATGGCAATAATCTTCCCGGCTTTATCATTGAAAAAGATGGCTTATCCCTTGAAATGCCCTGGGCAAAGGTGCAAAGGCGTATCGGTCAGCTTACTGTAAAGGGAAACTTCTTAACAGCAGATGAAAAGGTTCATCAGCCAGAGGAACAGGCAGGAAATCGAACAATCCCATTTGAAAAGGGCGATACCGTCTATCTCGAAAACGGTACGCCTTTTTTGATTGAGGAAATTACGGACTACCAAGTGACCTTACTTGATCCGTCAATTTTCTATCCAGTTCTTAGAGCAGAGAGCAAAGAGCGTTTTTTAAGGCTTTTAGAGCGTTACCCTCAATCGGAAGTGCCGCAGGCAAAGGCAGAAAACTTCCGTATTACGAATGAATATTTGGGCGAGGGCAGCAAACGTGAAAAGTTTGCCAGAAATATAACTGCCATTACCACATTACAGACCATAGAAAAGGAACATCGGTCTGCTACTAAAGAGGAACAAGAAATTCTTTCCCGTTACGTTGGTTGGGGCGGTCTGCCGGAGGCTTTTGATAAAGACAACGATAAGTTCAGCAATGAATACACACAGTTAAAATCTCTGCTGTCCGAAGATGAATATACGATGGCAAGAGCCTCTACCTTAAATGCTCACTATACAAGTCCTGTGGTTATCAAGGCGATTTATGATGCAATAGAAAACATGGGATTTGCCACAGGTAATATTTTAGAGCCTGCCTGCGGAACTGGACATTTTTTCGGTATGCTCCCTGACAACATGAAAAATTCCCGCTTATATGGAATTGAACTTGACAGCATTACAGGCAGGATTGCAAAACAGCTTTACCCCAATGCCAATATTTCTATATCGGGCTTTGAAAAAACAGAACTCCCTGACAGTTTTTTTGATATTGCTATCGGAAATGTTCCTTTTGGTGGTTATAAAGTATCAGACAGCCGATATGATAAGCAAAATTTCTTTATCCATGATTATTTCATTGCAAAATCCATTGATAAAGTACGCTCTGGTGGTGTGATTGCTTTCATCACTTCCAATGGTATCAGTGGTGGAACAATGGATAAAAAAGACCAACGTGCAAGGGAGTATATTGCACAACGTTGTGATTTGCTTGGTGCGATACGTTTACCTAACAACGCATTTTTAGCCAATGCAGGCACAGATATGACCACCGACATCATATTTTTGCAAAAACTTGAAACCCCTCGACAACTTGGTATCAACCCACCGGATTGGGTACAAACTGAAATGCTGTTAGACCAAAAGCATACCAGTGATGATGGAGAAACCCGCCGTAACTTTGTAACAGTCAACCGTTACTTTCAAGAACACCCTGAAATGGTATTGGGCACTCCGGAAATCAGATCGGGACCCTTTGGTCCGCAACTCGTTTGTAAGCCTATTGCTGATGCCAACCTTGCTGAACAGCTAAAAGCCGCTGTTCAAAATATTGAGGGCAGCATATCCGAAACAGAATTACCTGATATGGAAGTCAGTACCGACACTTCCATTCCTGCTGACCCTACGGTAAAGAACTTTTCCTATACCCTTATAGACGGCGAGGTTTATTACCGTGAAAACTCACGCATGGTAAAACCTGATATTAACCACACTGCGAAAGAACGCATTTCAGGAATGGTAGAACTTAGGGAGTGTGTAAGTAATCTTATCCGCTATCAGCTTGAGGATTACAGCGAAGAAACTATTAAGCAGGAGCAGGAAACCCTAAACCGCCTCTATGACAGCTTTACAGCAAAATATGGACTGATTAACAGCCGTGGAAACAGCCTTGCTTTTAGTGATGATAACTCCTACTATCTTCTTTGCTCCCTTGAGGATATAGACGAAAATGGAAACTTAAAAGCCAAAGCCGATATGTTTACCAAACGCACAATCAAAAAGCGTATGACGGTCAATTCGGTGGATACAGCAAGTGAGGCATTGGCTCTCTCCATTGCTGAAAAGGCTAAGGTTGATATGGAGTATATGCACAGGCTGACAGGACTTTCGGAAGAACAGATTGCCAGTGATTTAAAAGGCGTTATATTCCCTATCCCAATGCCCTATGATAGCAGTAGTCCTACACTCTATGTAACTGCCGATGAATACCTTTCTGGCAATGTAAGGGAAAAACTGCATACCGCTAAACTGGCGGCACAAACATCGGATAAATACATTCCCAATGTGGAGGCTTTAGAGGCGGCACAGCCAAAAGACCTTGATGCCTCTGAGATTGATGTCCGCCTTGGAGCAACTTGGATTGACAAAGAGTACATTCAGGAATTTATGTACGAATTATTCGATACTCCCTATAAGCAACAGGGAGAAATCGAGGTAAAATACGCTCCCTTTACTGCGGAATGGAACATTACAAACAAAAATTCTATTGGCTATAACAATGTGGCAGCCTATGTTACTTATGGTACAGAGCGTGCTAATGCCTACCGCATTTTAGAGGACACCTTAAATCTTCGTGACATTCGTATCTATGACACTGTGACAGATCCCGACGGTAAAGAAAGGCGTGTGCTGAATAAAGACGCAACTACTTTGGCACAGCAAAAGCAACAAATGATTAAAGATGAATTTCGGGATTGGATTTGGAGAGATGCGGATAGACGCCAGACCTTAGTAAAAACTTATAATGAGAAGTTTAATTCTATTCGCCCCCGTGAGTATGACGGACAGCATATCAATTTCGTTGGCATGAATCCTGAAATATCGCTCCGCCCTCATCAGGTCAACGCCATTGCCCATATTCTTTACGGAGATAATACGTTACTTGCCCATGAGGTAGGGGCGGGCAAAACATTTGAAATGGTAGCTGCCGCTATGGAAAGTAAGCGGCTTGGACTTTGCCAAAAGCCCCTATTTGCAGTACCAAACCATCTTACTGAACAATGGGCGAGTGAGTTTTTAAGACTTTACCCTGCCGCCAATATCTTGGTGGCCACAAAGAAAGATTTTGAAACAAAAAATCGAAAGAAGTTCTGTGCCAAAATAGCCACAGGCGATTATGATGCGGTTATCATCGGTCACTCTCAATTTGAACGTATTCCAATGTCCTTTGAACGCCAGGAACGACTGCTCCGTGAGCAGATTTATGAAATTTTAGATGGAATTGAGGAAGTAAAGGCAAGTGGCGGCGAAAGATTTACCGTCAAGCAGTTGGAACGGACAAAAAAGGGATTAGAGCAAAGGCTTGAAAAATTACAGTCACAGCAAAGAAAAGACGATGTTGTCACATTTGAACAGCTTGGCGTTGACAGGCTTTATGTAGATGAGGCACATAATTATAAGAATCTATTCCTATATACAAAAATGAGGAATGTGGCAGGACTGTCTACCACCGATGCCCAAAAGTCCAGTGACATGTTTATGAAATGTCGTTACCTAGACGAGTTGACTGGCGGCAAAGGCATTGTATTTGCCACTGGTACACCTGTTTCAAACTCTATGACCGAACTTTATACCATGATGCGTTATTTGCAATACAACACCTTACAGCGTAACGGATTGGTTCACTTCGATTCCTGGGCAAGTACATTCGGGGAAACCGTAACCGCCATTGAACTGGCTCCTGAAGGTACAGGATATCGGGCAAGAACAAGATTTTCAAAGTTTTTCAATCTGCCTGAACTTATGGCAATGTTCAAAGAAGTTGCGGATATTAAGACCGCCGATCAGTTAAATCTGCCTACCCCTAAGACCAACTATCATACAGTTGCGGTAAAGCCAACGGAAGTACAGCAGGAAATGGTAAAGTCTTTATCAGAAAGAGCCGCTGAGGTTCATGCAAACAAGGTTGACCCATCTATTGACAATATGCTGAAAATCACTTCCGATGGCAGAAAGTTAGGACTTGACCAACGTATCATTAACCCACTTCTTCCCGATGACGAAAGCAGCAAGGTCAATGCCTGCATAGATAATATTTACCGTATTTGGGATAAGGGCACGACAGAACGGCTTACACAGCTTGTATTCTGTGATATTTCAACGCCAAAAGGCAAGGTTGTGGCACAGGAGCAGAAAGCAGCAAAGGCAGGAAACCAGACCATAAATGGTGTAGAACTCCATGCTTTAGAGAATAGCTTACCTGACGAGGTAGTTACCCCGGACACTCCCTTTAATGTTTATGATGATATACGGGAGAAACTGATTAAGAGAGGTGTTCCCGCCCATGAGGTAGCTTTTATCCATGAGGCAAATACAGAAGTTAAGAAAAAAGAACTGTTTGCAAAGGTGCGTAGCGGAGATGTCCGGGTGCTGATTGGCAGTACCGCTAAGTGCGGTGCAGGAACGAACATTCAAGACCGACTTGTGGCTCTCCATGACCTCGACTGCCCTTGGCGACCAGGGGATTTGACACAACGATCCGGAAGAATCGAACGACAGGGAAATCTGAATGAAGAAGTTGATATTTACCGCTATGTAACAGAGGCAACCTTTGATGCTTACTTATGGGTGCGACATGAAGTCGCCTGA
- the ltrA gene encoding group II intron reverse transcriptase/maturase, whose protein sequence is MDVKTCAASDIAGQWERIDWNKADRYVKNLQMRIVKAFQEGKKNKVKSLQHLLTTSFYAKALAVKRVTENQGKKTAGVDGEIWTTPKDRYQAIERLQRRGYNPMPLKRVYIPKKNGKKRPLSIPTMMDRAMQTLFKFALEPIAETTADPNSYGFRAKRCTQDAIEQCFTSLNKGKSPKWVLEGDIKGCFDNISHEWILEHIPMDKEILQKWLKCGYIETKKLFPTGFGSPQGSPISPTISNMVLDGLEKAIKDKYHKRTVNGKAFFPKVNFVRYADDFIVTGESREILESGVKPIIIEFLAERGLELSEEKTLITHINDGFDFLGCNVRMYGNKLLTKPSKKNFEAIVSKIRDVIKSNQSAKQDFLIRTLNPIIRGWVNYQKYNVSAQAFEKLDYEIWECLWQWCKRRHPKKSRKWIAKKYFHTIGNRTWTFSVPTDGKMENGEDYYIRLIYATDTDIRRFTKIKADANPFDENWQLYFEERADKQMRNEIKGRTIINRLYKAQQGCCSHCGDKITLETDFRIHQVGNGKNMTKSLVHPECHQELHALEKCEMLALERGLIEA, encoded by the coding sequence ATGGACGTGAAAACGTGTGCTGCTTCTGACATAGCAGGGCAATGGGAAAGAATTGACTGGAACAAAGCTGACCGCTATGTTAAAAACCTGCAAATGCGTATTGTGAAAGCATTTCAGGAGGGCAAGAAAAACAAAGTGAAATCACTGCAACACTTGCTCACCACCTCTTTTTATGCCAAGGCATTGGCGGTAAAAAGAGTCACAGAAAATCAAGGCAAAAAAACAGCAGGCGTTGACGGAGAAATCTGGACAACACCAAAGGACAGATATCAGGCAATAGAAAGGTTACAACGCAGAGGTTACAACCCTATGCCGTTAAAAAGGGTATATATTCCCAAGAAAAATGGCAAGAAAAGACCTTTAAGCATTCCTACCATGATGGATAGAGCTATGCAGACATTATTCAAGTTTGCATTAGAGCCGATTGCGGAAACAACTGCCGACCCCAATTCTTATGGGTTTCGAGCGAAAAGATGTACGCAGGACGCGATTGAACAGTGCTTTACCAGTCTGAATAAAGGTAAATCACCAAAATGGGTGCTTGAGGGAGATATTAAGGGTTGCTTTGACAACATCAGTCACGAATGGATACTGGAACACATTCCTATGGACAAGGAGATACTGCAAAAATGGCTCAAATGCGGATATATCGAAACCAAGAAACTATTTCCGACAGGGTTCGGAAGTCCGCAGGGTTCGCCGATTTCACCGACAATCAGCAATATGGTACTTGATGGCTTGGAAAAGGCAATCAAGGATAAATACCATAAGCGGACGGTGAATGGGAAGGCATTTTTCCCCAAAGTCAACTTTGTCCGTTACGCTGATGATTTTATCGTGACAGGAGAAAGTAGAGAAATTCTTGAAAGCGGTGTAAAGCCAATTATCATAGAGTTTCTCGCTGAAAGAGGATTGGAACTGTCAGAAGAAAAGACTTTGATTACCCATATAAATGATGGTTTTGATTTCTTGGGCTGTAATGTGAGGATGTATGGAAACAAACTCCTGACGAAGCCTTCTAAGAAAAACTTTGAAGCGATAGTCAGCAAAATCAGGGATGTCATTAAAAGTAACCAGTCGGCAAAGCAAGACTTCTTGATTAGAACGCTCAATCCTATCATTCGGGGTTGGGTAAATTATCAGAAGTATAACGTATCTGCACAAGCCTTTGAAAAGCTTGATTATGAAATTTGGGAATGCCTGTGGCAGTGGTGCAAAAGGCGGCACCCCAAGAAAAGTCGAAAATGGATAGCAAAGAAATATTTCCATACAATCGGAAACAGAACATGGACTTTTAGTGTTCCCACGGACGGTAAAATGGAAAATGGAGAAGATTATTATATCCGCTTAATTTATGCAACAGATACGGATATCCGAAGATTTACCAAGATTAAAGCGGACGCAAATCCATTCGATGAAAACTGGCAGTTGTATTTTGAAGAAAGAGCCGACAAGCAGATGAGGAACGAAATCAAGGGGAGAACTATCATAAACAGGCTGTACAAAGCCCAACAGGGCTGTTGCAGCCATTGTGGCGATAAAATCACGCTTGAAACAGATTTCCGAATCCACCAAGTTGGTAATGGAAAGAATATGACAAAAAGCCTTGTACACCCCGAATGCCACCAAGAACTCCATGCCTTGGAGAAGTGTGAAATGCTGGCTCTCGAAAGAGGGCTTATAGAAGCTTGA
- a CDS encoding plasmid mobilization protein, translating into MAKRTRSTQLHFMVSEQERKLIEEKMKQLNTKNLGAYLRKMAVDGYVIYLDLSDIRELVALLRRTSNSLNQLTKRVHQTGNIYIEDLEALRESYDKLWDTADEILSRLSTI; encoded by the coding sequence ATGGCAAAACGAACAAGAAGTACACAGTTGCACTTCATGGTATCAGAACAGGAACGAAAATTGATAGAGGAAAAAATGAAACAACTTAACACAAAGAATTTGGGGGCATATCTCCGCAAAATGGCAGTAGATGGCTATGTTATTTACCTCGATTTATCTGACATACGGGAACTTGTTGCCCTACTCCGCCGCACCAGTAATAGCTTAAATCAGCTTACAAAGCGTGTTCATCAGACAGGCAATATTTATATTGAGGACTTGGAGGCACTGCGGGAAAGCTACGATAAACTTTGGGATACGGCAGACGAAATACTATCAAGGCTTTCTACAATTTAA
- a CDS encoding CD1845 family protein — translation MMRILLKILLFPVTLILTVLLLICEFICLFGTMLLSILALILFVLALGIMIFLGEVQDGIKTMVLAYLISPYGIPLLASWLVGKLKSVNERLKSI, via the coding sequence ATGATGCGGATACTGCTTAAAATATTATTATTTCCCGTTACCCTGATATTGACGGTTCTTTTACTTATCTGTGAGTTTATCTGTTTGTTTGGAACAATGCTGCTCTCTATCCTGGCATTGATCCTATTTGTTCTGGCACTTGGTATTATGATTTTCTTAGGAGAGGTACAAGACGGAATAAAAACAATGGTGCTTGCCTATCTGATTAGCCCTTATGGAATCCCCCTGCTTGCAAGTTGGCTTGTCGGAAAACTGAAATCGGTAAATGAACGGTTAAAATCTATTTAA
- a CDS encoding helix-turn-helix domain-containing protein: protein MQWFLQDISIGENLRKLREKFGYSQAQLVSKLHLIGSDMSRSTYSKIETGVRNIRISDFIALKIVYDVDFSVFFEGLLLDEPNTK from the coding sequence ATGCAATGGTTTTTACAAGATATTAGTATTGGAGAGAACTTGCGTAAACTTAGAGAAAAGTTCGGCTATTCTCAAGCACAACTGGTATCAAAACTACATCTAATTGGTAGCGATATGTCCCGCAGCACTTATTCTAAGATAGAAACAGGGGTGCGAAACATACGCATTAGCGATTTTATTGCTCTAAAAATCGTATATGATGTGGATTTTTCCGTTTTCTTTGAGGGGTTGTTACTTGATGAGCCTAACACTAAGTAA
- a CDS encoding helix-turn-helix domain-containing protein: MGEQKIKSDENIFVGKNIKEIRKKKNIGQTELVGLLHLQGVSITRESLVKIERGVQHIYASQLRGIKDALQTTYDELLK, from the coding sequence ATGGGAGAACAGAAAATAAAATCAGATGAAAATATCTTTGTAGGAAAGAACATAAAGGAAATCAGGAAAAAGAAGAATATCGGTCAAACAGAACTTGTAGGATTGCTGCACTTACAAGGTGTTTCGATTACTCGTGAATCTTTGGTAAAGATTGAGAGGGGAGTACAACACATTTACGCCTCACAACTCAGAGGAATAAAAGACGCTTTGCAAACAACCTATGATGAATTACTGAAGTAG
- a CDS encoding sporulation initiation factor Spo0A C-terminal domain-containing protein, with amino-acid sequence MNLKKIYQEVAKQSGVTVEELKREMQAAIDAAYNSPNNNDITRAYQDKIPRKGKVPTVDEFILYMADRTKKSEEK; translated from the coding sequence ATGAATCTAAAAAAGATATACCAAGAGGTTGCAAAGCAAAGCGGTGTTACTGTGGAAGAGCTTAAACGTGAAATGCAGGCAGCGATTGATGCAGCATATAATAGCCCTAATAATAATGATATAACAAGAGCATATCAGGATAAAATACCACGCAAAGGGAAAGTTCCCACAGTAGATGAATTTATACTTTATATGGCAGACCGAACAAAGAAAAGTGAGGAAAAGTAA